A genomic region of Canis aureus isolate CA01 chromosome 16, VMU_Caureus_v.1.0, whole genome shotgun sequence contains the following coding sequences:
- the LHX2 gene encoding LIM/homeobox protein Lhx2, with protein sequence MLFHSLSGPEVHGVIDEMDRRAKSEAPAISSAIDRGDTETTMPSISSDRAALCAGCGGKISDRYYLLAVDKQWHMRCLKCCECKLNLESELTCFSKDGSIYCKEDYYRRFSVQRCARCHLGISASEMVMRARDLVYHLNCFTCTTCNKMLTTGDHFGMKDSLVYCRLHFEALLQGEYPAHFNHADVAAAAAAAAAAKSAGLGAAGANPLGLPYYNGVGTVQKGRPRKRKSPGPGADLAAYNAALSCNENDAEHLDRDQPYPSSQKTKRMRTSFKHHQLRTMKSYFAINHNPDAKDLKQLAQKTGLTKRVLQVWFQNARAKFRRNLLRQENTGVDKSTEAALQTGTPSGPASELSNASLSPSSTPTTLTDLTSPALPTVTSVLTSVPGNLEGHEPHSPSQTTLTNLF encoded by the exons ATGCTGTTCCACAGTCTGTCGGGCCCCGAGGTGCACGGGGTCATCGACGAGATGGACCGCAGGGCCAAGAGCGAGGCTCCCGCCATCAGCTCCGCCATCGACCGCGGTGACACGGAGACG ACCATGCCGTCCATCAGCAGTGACCGCGCTGCGCTGTGCGCTGGCTGCGGGGGCAAGATCTCAGACCGCTACTACCTGCTGGCGGTAGACAAGCAGTGGCACATGCGCTGCCTCAAGTGTTGCGAGTGTAAGCTCAACCTGGAGTCGGAGCTCACCTGTTTCAGCAAGGATGGGAGCATCTACTGCAAGGAAGACTACTACAG GCGGTTCTCTGTGCAGCGCTGCGCCCGATGCCACCTGGGCATCTCAGCCTCGGAGATGGTGATGCGTGCTCGGGACTTGGTTTATCACCTCAACTGCTTCACATGCACCACGTGTAACAAGATGCTGACCACGGGTGACCACTTTGGCATGAAGGACAGCCTGGTCTACTGCCGCTTGCACTTCGAGGCGCTGCTGCAGGGCGAGTACCCCGCGCACTTCAACCATGCCGACGTGGCTGCAGCGGCAGCTGCAGCAGCCGCGGCCAAGAGCGCCGGGCTGGGCGCGGCCGGGGCCAACCCGCTGGGTCTTCCGTACTACAATGGCGTGGGCACGGTGCAGAAGGGGCGGCCGAGGAAGCGCAAAAGCCCCGGGCCTGGAGCAGACCTGGCGGCCTACAACGCTG CGCTGAGCTGCAATGAGAACGACGCGGAGCACCTGGACCGCGACCAGCCCTACCCGAGCAGCCAGAAGACAAAGCGCATGCGCACCTCCTTCAAGCACCACCAGCTTCGGACCATGAAATCTTACTTTGCCATTAACCACAACCCCGACGCCAAGGACTTGAAGCAGCTTGCGCAAAAGACGGGCCTCACCAAGCGGGTCCTCCAG GTCTGGTTTCAGAACGCCAGGGCGAAGTTCAGGCGCAACCTCTTACGGCAGGAAAACACGGGTGTGGACAAGTCCACCGAGGCCGCGCTGCAGACGGGGACGCCGTCAGGGCCAGCCTCCGAGCTGTCCAACGCGTCGCTCAGCCCCTCCAGCACGCCCACCACCCTCACAGACTTGACTAGTCCCGCCCTGCCAACTGTGACGTCCGTCTTAACTTCTGTGCCTGGCAACCTGGAGGGCCACGAGCCTCACAGCCCCTCACAAACGACTCTCACCAATCTTTTCTAG